From the Brachybacterium sillae genome, the window CCCGCAGTCGCACCCATGAGCGCAGCGTCAGCTCACGGATCGACCCATACGGCAGATGCCAGGTGCTCAGCACGTTGCGCACGGTGACGCTGCGGGTGGCGTCGTCGATGATCACCTGGGGCCGCCACAGTCCCCACCAGGCCACCGCGCACAGCAGCAGCACGGGCGCGGTGTAGGGCAGTGCCCGCACCCCGGCGCGGAGCACGGCATCGAGCACCAGGACCGCTGACAGCCCCCACAGGACGAGGCAGGTGCCGGTGGACAAGCGGGGGCGCAGGCGGATCATCCCCCCATCATCGCTCAGGCCAGCAGGGGCAGCACCGCCACAGTGCCGTCCTGCACCGCCTCCTCGTGGAGGATCAGCGCATCCGCCTGCGCGTACGGTCGCAGGCGGTGTCCGGGCACCAGCGCGACCCCACCGGCAGTGAGGCGACCCGGGAGGACGTGCAGCCGCCCCGGGGTCGCGGGGGGCAGGGCCGGACCCGTGACGGGCAGGCGCAGCTCAGCGCCAGGAGCACCGAGCAGCGGCCGCACGAACAGGTGCATCCCGACGAGCGCGCCGACGGGGGTGCCGGGCAGGTGCACCGCGGGGGTGCCGCCCGGCAGTCGGCCGTAGCCCTGGGGGCCGCCGGGTCGCATCGCCAGGTGCGCGAAGCACGATGTGTCCTGCAGGGCGGCCTTCACCACGTCGTGGGCGCCGTGGCCCACTCCCCCGGTGGTGACGACCAGATCGGCGCCGTCGGCGGACCGGGCGAGGACGTCCCGCAGCTCGGCCGGGTCGTCGCCGCTGCGCCACAGACCGGTCACCTCGACCCCCAG encodes:
- a CDS encoding PH domain-containing protein; translated protein: MIRLRPRLSTGTCLVLWGLSAVLVLDAVLRAGVRALPYTAPVLLLCAVAWWGLWRPQVIIDDATRSVTVRNVLSTWHLPYGSIRELTLRSWVRLRVRVAGGRETSISAWNAPGQGPRSTAVSPLDRDWLRWEDGPEDAVAHRTWNVLPLAVVAALAVLTVLSTTAILR